A single window of Taeniopygia guttata chromosome 1, bTaeGut7.mat, whole genome shotgun sequence DNA harbors:
- the SLC25A15 gene encoding mitochondrial ornithine transporter 1 isoform X1: MRINSAVQAAIDLTAGAAGGTACVVTGQPFDTAKVKMQTFPSMYKGLVDCFVKIYKQVGFRGFYKGTAPALIANIAENSVLFMCYGFCQQIVRRIVGVDRKTKLSDLQNAAAGSFASAFATLALCPTELVKCRLQAMHEMQLSGKIIQGHNTVWSVVKGVIQKDGPLGFYRGLSSTLLREVPGYFFFFGGYELSRTFFASGRSKDELGPIPLLLSGGFGGSCLWIAVYPVDCVKSRIQVLSMAGKQTGFMRTFVTVVRTEGVLALYSGLTPTMIRAFVANAALFLAYEYSRKLMMKQIDSY, from the exons ATGAGGATCAACTCTGCTGTTCAGGCTGCTATTGACCTCACAGCAGGTGCTGCAG GTGGGACAGCCTGTGTGGTGACTGGCCAGCCCTTTGACACTGCAAAGGTGAAGATGCAAACGTTCCCCAGCATGTACAAAGGACTTGTTGACTGCTTTGTCAAAATCTATAAGCAAGTGGGATTTCGAGGCTTCTACAAGGGAACCGCACCAGCACTTATAGCCAATATCGCAGAGAACTCCGTTCTGTTTATGTGCTATGGATTTTGCCAACAAATTGTGAGAAGAATTGTTGGAGTCgacaggaaaacaaagctcAG TGATCTACAGAATGCTGCTGCAGGCTCCTTTGCCTCCGCCTTTGCCACCCTTGCCCTCTGTCCCACAGAGCTGGTGAAGTGCCGGCTACAGGCCATGCATGAAATGCAGTTGTCAGGAAAGATAATCCAGGGACACAA TACAGTTTGGTCAGTAGTGAAGGGTGTTATCCAAAAGGATGGTCCCCTTGGATTTTATCGTGGCTTGTCAAGCACTTTGCTGCGGGAAGTCCCAggctattttttcttctttggagGGTATGAACTGAGCCGAACATTCTTTGCCTCTGGGAGATCAAAAGATGAATTAG GTCCCATTCCTTTGTTACTAAGTGGAGGTTTTGGAGGCAGCTGTCTGTGGATTGCTGTGTATCCTGTGGACTGTGTCAAATCTAGAATTCAGGTTCTTTCAATGGCTGGAAAACAGACAGGCTTTATGAGAACATTTGTAACTGTTGTGAGAACTGAAG GCGTGCTTGCCTTGTATTCTGGACTAACACCAACTATGATCCGTGCATTCGTGGCCAATGCGGCACTGTTCCTCGCCTATGAGTACAGCCGGAAACTTATGATGAAACAAATAGATTCCTACTGA
- the SLC25A15 gene encoding mitochondrial ornithine transporter 1 isoform X2, whose translation MQTFPSMYKGLVDCFVKIYKQVGFRGFYKGTAPALIANIAENSVLFMCYGFCQQIVRRIVGVDRKTKLSDLQNAAAGSFASAFATLALCPTELVKCRLQAMHEMQLSGKIIQGHNTVWSVVKGVIQKDGPLGFYRGLSSTLLREVPGYFFFFGGYELSRTFFASGRSKDELGPIPLLLSGGFGGSCLWIAVYPVDCVKSRIQVLSMAGKQTGFMRTFVTVVRTEGVLALYSGLTPTMIRAFVANAALFLAYEYSRKLMMKQIDSY comes from the exons ATGCAAACGTTCCCCAGCATGTACAAAGGACTTGTTGACTGCTTTGTCAAAATCTATAAGCAAGTGGGATTTCGAGGCTTCTACAAGGGAACCGCACCAGCACTTATAGCCAATATCGCAGAGAACTCCGTTCTGTTTATGTGCTATGGATTTTGCCAACAAATTGTGAGAAGAATTGTTGGAGTCgacaggaaaacaaagctcAG TGATCTACAGAATGCTGCTGCAGGCTCCTTTGCCTCCGCCTTTGCCACCCTTGCCCTCTGTCCCACAGAGCTGGTGAAGTGCCGGCTACAGGCCATGCATGAAATGCAGTTGTCAGGAAAGATAATCCAGGGACACAA TACAGTTTGGTCAGTAGTGAAGGGTGTTATCCAAAAGGATGGTCCCCTTGGATTTTATCGTGGCTTGTCAAGCACTTTGCTGCGGGAAGTCCCAggctattttttcttctttggagGGTATGAACTGAGCCGAACATTCTTTGCCTCTGGGAGATCAAAAGATGAATTAG GTCCCATTCCTTTGTTACTAAGTGGAGGTTTTGGAGGCAGCTGTCTGTGGATTGCTGTGTATCCTGTGGACTGTGTCAAATCTAGAATTCAGGTTCTTTCAATGGCTGGAAAACAGACAGGCTTTATGAGAACATTTGTAACTGTTGTGAGAACTGAAG GCGTGCTTGCCTTGTATTCTGGACTAACACCAACTATGATCCGTGCATTCGTGGCCAATGCGGCACTGTTCCTCGCCTATGAGTACAGCCGGAAACTTATGATGAAACAAATAGATTCCTACTGA